A single region of the Lotus japonicus ecotype B-129 chromosome 4, LjGifu_v1.2 genome encodes:
- the LOC130714056 gene encoding uncharacterized protein LOC130714056 codes for MAPRLEGIKGGGGSIKLGTTGTISSLMTRELDQISSIPHKQVPSTSRSKPRTLPVSVPCSSTSTIPKRLQPSKSSDEASSSSRSSKSTTNHRITGNVLSQKTKANGRKTHRTPMLGSDNFDRSPVIEKNHKKIPNIVEVVDIKCGKAEKAWATPLTSRLKKLGFSKLSESII; via the coding sequence ATGGCTCCGAGACTTGAAGGTATTAAGGGTGGAGGAGGATCCATCAAGCTTGGGACCACTGGAACAATCAGTTCCTTAATGACAAGGGAGTTGGATCAAATCTCTTCTATACCACATAAGCAGGTACCTTCAACTTCAAGAAGTAAACCTAGAACACTTCCAGTTTCAGTTCCCTGTAGTAGTACAAGTACAATCCCAAAAAGACTACAACCAAGTAAATCATCAGATGAAGCCAGTAGCAGCAGCAGAAGCAGTAAAAGTACTACAAACCATAGAATCACTGGGAATGTGTTGTCCCAGAAAACAAAAGCTAATGGCAGAAAAACCCATAGAACACCCATGCTTGGTTCTGATAACTTTGACAGAAGTCCAGTCATAGagaaaaatcataaaaagatACCTAACATTGTTGAAGTTGTGGACATAAAATGTGGGAAGGCAGAGAAGGCTTGGGCTACCCCTTTAACAAGTCGTCTTAAGAAGCTCGGTTTCTCAAAGCTCTCTGAGAGCATTATCTAA
- the LOC130714057 gene encoding uncharacterized protein LOC130714057, which translates to MTVGSNSRGGQRSGPTYREGGSASVNGRVVRCKCGVEAKVRISRTNLNPGKPWYGCHLPKNHPQNCNYFLWVRDEEDGITEVTSSREEEIMQLKAILLKNQAMIEELRVKNEAVIEGIMVLNQAMMVKNERVTQELRMLRVSVLGLVLMLVIVFFLLLYSGSVHFLGS; encoded by the exons ATGACAGTGGGCTCTAATTCTCGTGGTGGTCAGAGGTCAGGGCCGACATATCGTGAAGGTGGAAGTGCTTCTGTGAATGGCAGAGTTGTGCGCTGCAAATGTGGCGTCGAAGCAAAAGTGAGGATCTCTAGAACAAATTTGAACCCAGGTAAACCTTGGTATGGTTGTCATCTACCAAAG AATCATCCTCAAAATTGCAATTATTTCCTCTGGGttagagatgaagaagatggaattACAGAAGTAACTAGCTCAAGGGAGGAAGAGATCATGCAACTGAAAGCAATTTTACTGAAAAATCAAGCCATGATTGAAGAATTGAGGGTTAAGAATGAAGCTGTCATTGAAGGTATAATGGTGCTGAATCAAGCCATGATGGTGAAGAATGAGAGGGTCACACAAGAACTGAGGATGTTGAGAGTTTCTGTCTTAGGTTTAGTGTTGATGTTGGTGATAGTGTTCTTTTTGTTGCTTTATTCAGGTTCTGTTCACTTTCTAGGCAGTTAG